The genomic window TAACAGTTCAACCGCTTTTTCGTGCTGATCTCTTTTAGAACAAATATTGGCTTTTTGGATATAAATTTCCTCGTTGTTAGGTTCAATCGCATACAACTCGTTCAAAAGCTTTTCAGCAATGTCGAGTTTATCATCATAAACCAGCATTTCTACTTGTACTAATTTTAAGCCTGTAGATTTTGGATGTTGGTCTAATGCAAGTTTCAAGGCCTTTTTTGCTAAATTAGCCTTGCCTATATCTAAGTAATGAAGAATGATTTCTTCAAATTCTTCAGAATCAAAAAAGAGTACTTTGTTAGTTTTTAACATCGACTCAAATTTGGATAGGGATAGGTTATAATCTTCTTCTTCGTTGCTTAATTGCATACTTCGTATTTTTGAAATTAGCCTGTTATAAATTTAGGCAACCATATAATTGTTGTAAGGAAAGAGAATTAATTGTTTTGAACAATTTAATTAACAATATATAGCGTTTTTTATTCTATTTTGGGAAGAAATCTCCTTTAATCTTAAGGGATTAACTTCGGGTTTATTATTTTTTTATTAATGCTGGAAGATTTTTAAGAAATTTTAGCTCTTTAAAGCTAACTCATTGTTCTTCAGTGATTTAAAATATACCAGGCAATTTTATTTGTTATTCTTTTGCATGATATCATCCATAACCTCTAAAATAATTGCGCAGCCTTCTCTAATTTCTTCTTCTGAAATAGTTAATGGAGGAGTGATTCTTATCGCACATCCTTCAAACAAAAGCCAGAATAAAATAAGTCCTTTGTCTTGACAGCTTAAAATGACTTCGTTGGTAATTTCTGCGGATTCGGTCATTGCAGCCAGCATTAATCCTTTTCCTCTAACTTCTTTTATCAAAGGATGTACCAAAAGCGATCTGAAGAGTTTTTCCTTCTCCAGTGTTTCTGCCATTAAATTTGTTTCAGTTAATTCCTGCAAAGTAGCCAAACAAGCTGACGCAATGACAGGGTGGCCTCCAAAAGTGGTTATGTGTCCTAATTTTGGATTTTCGGTAAGAAGATCCATTCTTTCTGCAGAAGCAGTAAAAGCACCAACCGGCATGCCGCCGCCCATTCCTTTACCCATGACAACAATATCAGGAACAACGTCATAGTTCTGAAAACCAAATAGTTTACCCGTTCTCCCAAAACCTGGCTGAATTTCATCTACAATCATCAAAGCTCCAACTTCATCACAGCGGTTTCGAACTTTTTGCAGAAAATTATTTTCAGGCTGAATAAATCCTGCGCCTCCTTGAATGGTTTCCAGAAGAATTGCTGCAGTGCGGGTTGTTATTTTTTGTAAATCTTCTTCGTTATTAAAAGTAATAAAATCTACATCTGGAAGTAAAGGTCTAAAGGCTTGTTTGCGTTCTTCAAATCCCATAACACTCATTGAACCCATTGTGTTTCCATGATAAGCGTTATGACAAGAAATAAGCTGACTGCGTCCTGTGGTTCTTTTTGCCAGTTTTAAAGCACCTTCGATAGCCTCTGTACCCGAATTAACTAAATAAGTTTTGTTTAGTGATTCTGGCAGGAGTGAAGCCATCAATTTACAATATTGAACTGCTGGACTTTGCGAATATTCTCCGTAAACCATTACATGTGAATATTTATCCAATTGGTCTTTTATAGCCTGATTAACTCTCGGATGCTGATGTCCTAAAGTACAAGCCGAAACTCCGGCAACAAAATCTAAATATTTTTTATCGTTGGTGTCGTATATGTAAGATCCAATGGCGTGTGAAACTTCCATTCCTAGTGGGTAAGGAGAAGTTTGTGCCTGGTATTTTATAAAATCTGGATTCATTTCTTTAAGGTTCAAAGTTGCAAAGGTTTTCTAAGGTTCAAAGTAGCAAAGGTACTGAGGTTCTAAGGTTTTCTAACTTTACGCTTAGGTTAACTTTTGTGAATTGATAATTCGCAAAAGACTGTAAACTGCGACTGCGATTGAAAACTTTTTTAAGGTTCAAAGTTGCAAAGGTACTGAGGTTCTGAAGTTTTAAAGTTAATTAGATATGATCTTTAAATTTAAACTAATGAAATTTATAATTATTTATTTTTTTTTTGAAGAGATTCAATATCTAGTACATCACTCAAACGATTTAAACTTGTTTTAGATAACCTTCTAAAAGCTAATTCAATAAATATAAACCTAATCATTAAGACTTGCATTATTGCAACCGCAGTAAACAATAAAAATAAATTTGCCTCTTGCGTTAAAAATTGAGCAATAAGACCAACA from Flavobacterium fluviale includes these protein-coding regions:
- a CDS encoding aspartate aminotransferase family protein; this encodes MNPDFIKYQAQTSPYPLGMEVSHAIGSYIYDTNDKKYLDFVAGVSACTLGHQHPRVNQAIKDQLDKYSHVMVYGEYSQSPAVQYCKLMASLLPESLNKTYLVNSGTEAIEGALKLAKRTTGRSQLISCHNAYHGNTMGSMSVMGFEERKQAFRPLLPDVDFITFNNEEDLQKITTRTAAILLETIQGGAGFIQPENNFLQKVRNRCDEVGALMIVDEIQPGFGRTGKLFGFQNYDVVPDIVVMGKGMGGGMPVGAFTASAERMDLLTENPKLGHITTFGGHPVIASACLATLQELTETNLMAETLEKEKLFRSLLVHPLIKEVRGKGLMLAAMTESAEITNEVILSCQDKGLILFWLLFEGCAIRITPPLTISEEEIREGCAIILEVMDDIMQKNNK